A genomic region of Papaver somniferum cultivar HN1 chromosome 7, ASM357369v1, whole genome shotgun sequence contains the following coding sequences:
- the LOC113297613 gene encoding ARF guanine-nucleotide exchange factor GNOM-like produces MTVGSLKMHAGIEENGHGEPGQYIPSSTAFACMINSEIGALLAVVRRNVCWGGRYMSEEDQLEHSLIQSLKSLRKKLFSWNRQWNAVDPSIYLQPFLDVIRSDEIGAPITGVALSSVYKILSLGILDPTTVNVKDAMHLVVDAVTSCRFEVTDSASEEVVLMKILQVLLACMKSKASFLLNNQHVCTIVNTCFRIVHQAGTKGELLQRIARHTMNELVRCIFLHLQHFNHTGKPSTHGNGPPGETEVSVLQKEYTSEDKQLDRSNGSSENASVSVGSLRSLVDDSVVGTGHSEVAVDAVPNPMNEPYGVACVLEVFQFLCSLLNVGDQIGMSPRLNWTEFDEDVPLFALGLINSSIELGGSFISQHPKLLILIKEELFPNLMQFGLSMSPLILSMVCNIILNLYLHLRKELKLQLEAFLSSVIQRLAQSKHGDSSYQQQEVLMEALVDLCRQKTFMAELYANFDCDISCCNLFEDVSNLLSKSAFPVNSPLSSMHVLALEGLVAVVEGFSERISNSPSFSDKSLLVLEQYTPFLNEKCKNYADPDSWVGFVRHRKQIKKTLMMGVDHFNRDPKKGLEFLQRTHLLPTELDPQSVALFFRYTLGLDKNIVGDFLGSHEEFWVQVLQEFARSFNFQDMNLDIALRLFLESFRLPGESQKIQRVLEAFSERFYEQSPQILANKDAALVLSYSIILLNTDQHNVRVKKKMTVEDFVRNNRRINGGDDLPREFLLELYHSICKNEIKMSPEQGAEVVTPSHWVNLMHKSKTAPPFITCDSKPFLDRDMFSVLSGPTLAAICVVFDNAENEDIYQTCIDGCLAMAQIASCSHSVNILDDLVISLCKFTTLLDTSQMDDPILAFADDTKAMMATVTVFTIANKYGDYIRAGWRNILDCILSLHRIGLLPSVAASNEQSSDPVSGKPIAQSTAYVPVKTLAPQRSSGFMGRFSQLLSLDTEQQSLEPTEEELEAQRRAHQTIEKCQVSTIFTDSMFLQSDSLLQLVQALIWVSGPSQKGKNGSSEDEDTSIFCLELLTTITLYNRDRIVLLWPGVYEHIAGIVQSAVMPSAFIEKAVFGLLHICQRLLPYKENLADELLKSLQVILKLDARVADAYCEQITQEIADLVKTNAGCIKSQMGWRTIASLLSITARHPEASEVGFETLAFIMTDGSHLSAVNYSLCVDACRQFAESRVGSAERSIHALDLMAGSFTYLTRWKLSPQEASEVWLALVKGLKKVCLDQREEVRNHAILSLQRCTIMIEGFSLLPELWLNFFDLIIFQMLDDFLEIVQGKSSRDYRNMEITLLHALKLSSKVFLQQIMDLSSLSSFPKLWVGILGRMEIYATIKIRGKKNEKLRELVPELLKNSLLVMKTSGILLNPKINPGSDPTLWELTWPIVDNLVPSLKSEVFSDKEPDVTQQQKDSTIPELSNNGISTSTASIQS; encoded by the exons ATGACTGTGGGGAGCTTAAAGATGCATGCTGGAATTGAGGAAAATGGGCACGGCGAGCCTGGGCAGTATATACCAAGCAGTACTGCTTTTGCATGTATGATAAATTCAGAAATTGGTGCACTTTTGGCTGTTGTGAGGAGAAACGTATGTTGGGGAGGCCGTTATATGTCTGAGGAGGATCAACTAGAGCATTCTCTGATCCAATCATTGAAGTCATTACGGAAAAAACTCTTTTCCTGGAATCGACAGTGGAATGCAGTTGATCCATCCATTTACCTCCAGCCATTCTTGGATGTGATTAGATCAGATGAGATTGGAGCACCAATAACAGGAGTTGCATTGTCTTCTGTTTATAAAATTTTGTCTCTTGGCATACTTGATCCAACCACTGTGAATGTCAAAGATGCAATGCATTTGGTAGTTGACGCTGTAACAAGTTGCAGATTTGAGGTCACCGATTCTGCATCCGAAGAGGTTGTGCTTATGAAGATACTTCAAGTTCTTTTGGCGTGCATGAAGAGTAAAGCGTCATTTTTATTGAACAACCAGCATGTCTGCACTATCGTGAATACGTGTTTTCGAATAGTTCATCAAGCAGGCACAAAAGGCGAGTTACTGCAGCGTATAGCTCGCCACACGATGAATGAGCTTGTAAGGTGTATATTTTTGCATCTACAACATTTTAATCACACAGGAAAACCATCAACGCATGGAAATGGGCCTCCTGGAGAGACAGAG GTGAGTGTGCTTCAAAAGGAGTACACATCTGAAGATAAACAGTTAGATAGAAGTAATGGTAGTTCCGAGAATGCTTCTGTCTCTGTGGGTTCTCTAAGAAGCTTGGTAGATGATTCTGTGGTTGGTACTGGTCACAGTGAGGTAGCAGTTGATGCAGTTCCAAATCCCATGAACGAACCGTATGGAGTCGCTTGTGTGTTGGAGGTTTTCCAATTTTTGTGTTCCCTCTTGAACGTTGGAGACCAAATTGGTATGAGCCCAAGATTGAACTGGACAGAATTTGATGAGGATGTGCCACTTTTTGCCTTGGGATTGATAAATTCGTCTATTGAATTAGGGGGATCCTTTATAAGCCAGCATCCGAAGTTATTGATTTTAATTAAGGAGGAGCTGTTCCCAAATCTAATGCAGTTTGGCCTGTCTATGAGTCCCCTGATTCTCTCTATGGTCTGTAACATAATCCTAAACTTATATCTCCATTTGCGAAAAGAGCTAAAATTACAGTTAGAAGCGTTCTTGTCATCTGTAATTCAAAGACTTGCACAGAGCAAGCATGGGGACTCTTCATATCAACAGCAGGAGGTTCTAATGGAGGCTCTTGTTGACCTCTGCAGGCAGAAGACATTCATGGCAGAACTGTACGCTAACTTCGATTGTGACATATCTTGCTGCAACCTGTTTGAAGATGTTAGTAACCTTCTGTCAAAGAGTGCTTTTCCAGTTAACTCTCCATTGTCTTCGATGCACGTTCTCGCTTTGGAAGGTTTGGTTGCCGTTGTTGAGGGATTCTCTGAAAGAATTAGTAATTCACCATCATTTTCTGATAAATCGTTATTAGTTCTCGAACAGTATACTCCATTTTTGAATGAGAAGTGCAAGAATTATGCTGATCCAGACAGTTGGGTTGGATTTGTTCGTCATAGGAAGCAAATTAAGAAAACTTTGATGATGGGTGTTGATCACTTCAACAGGGATCCAAAGAAAGGTCTAGAGTTTTTGCAAAGAACACATCTCTTGCCTACTGAACTTGATCCCCAGAGCGTAGCTTTGTTCTTTAGGTATACCTTAGGGTTGGATAAAAATATTGTGGGTGATTTTCTGGGAAGTCATGAAGAATTCTGGGTTCAGGTGCTTCAGGAATTTGCTCGAAGTTTTAATTTCCAAGACATGAATTTGGATATAGCTTTGCGTTTATTCTTAGAATCATTTAGGCTTCCAGGAGAATCCCAAAAGATACAGAGAGTACTCGAGGCATTTTCGGAGAGATTCTATGAACAGTCACCACAGATTTTAGCTAACAAGGACGCTGCACTTGTGTTATCTTATTCTATTATCCTGTTAAATACGGACCAGCACAACGTGCGAGTTAAGAAGAAAATGACAGTAGAAGATTTTGTGCGAAACAATCGGCGAATAAATGGTGGGGATGACCTCCCTCGTGAGTTCCTATTGGAGCTTTACCACTCAATCTGCAAGAACGAGATTAAGATGTCTCCAGAGCAGGGTGCCGAGGTTGTGACGCCAAGCCACTGGGTCAACTTGATGCACAAATCAAAGACTGCGCCTCCATTTATTACTTGCGACTCCAAACCCTTTCTTGACCGTGACATGTTCTCTGTGTTATCGGGTCCTACACTTGCCGCTATTTGTGTGGTATTTGATAATGCAGAAAATGAAGATATTTACCAGACATGTATAGACGGTTGCCTGGCCATGGCCCAGATAGCATCTTGCAGTCATTCAGTGAACATACtggatgatcttgttatttccCTTTGCAAATTCACAACTCTTCTTGATACTTCTCAAATGGATGATCCCATTTTAGCGTTTGCCGACGACACCAAAGCTATGATGGCAACAGTTACAGTTTTCACCATAGCAAATAAGTATGGTGATTATATTCGTGCTGGCTGGAGAAACATCTTAGATTGCATTTTAAGTTTGCACAGAATAGGTTTACTTCCATCTGTTGCGGCCAGTAATGAACAATCTTCAGATCCTGTTTCTGGAAAACCAATAGCGCAGTCTACAGCTTATGTGCCTGTGAAGACTCTTGCTCCTCAGAGGTCATCGGGGTTCATGGGCAGGTTTAGTCAATTATTATCTCTTGATACAGAACAGCAAAGCTTAGAACCGACCGAAGAAGAATTAGAAGCTCAACGACGCGCTCATCAAACAATTGAGAAATGCCAAGTTAGTACCATTTTCACAGATAGCATGTTCTTGCAATCTGATTCTCTATTGCAGCTCGTGCAAGCCCTAATCTGGGTTTCAGGTCCATCCCAGAAAGGGAAAAATGGTTCATCTGAAGATGAAGATACCTCGATTTTCTGCCTGGAATTACTTACCACAATCACACTTTACAATCGAGACAGAATTGTTCTTCTTTGGCCAGGTGTTTACGAACATATAGCTGGCATTGTTCAATCTGCTGTAATGCCTAGTGCGTTCATTGAAAAGGCAGTCTTCGGGTTACTTCACATCTGTCAGCGTTTGCTCCCCTATAAAGAAAACCTTGCTGATGAGCTCCTGAAATCTTTGCAAGTTATCCTAAAGCTTGATGCTCGTGTAGCCGATGCATACTGTGAGCAAATAACACAGGAAATTGCTGATCTTGTGAAAACAAATGCAGGTTGTATCAAATCTCAGATGGGATGGCGGACAATTGCTTCCTTGCTCTCAATCACCGCTCGACATCCTGAAGCCTCCGAAGTGGGTTTCGAAACACTGGCTTTTATCATGACTGATGGATCTCATCTTTCAGCGGTAAACTATAGTCTTTGCGTGGATGCATGTAGGCAGTTTGCAGAATCACGGGTTGGGTCCGCAGAGAGATCGATTCATGCATTAGATCTAATGGCAGGGTCTTTCACGTATCTCACTCGATGGAAACTATCTCCTCAGGAAGCATCAGAGGTTTGGCTTGCGTTAGTGAAGGGACTAAAGAAGGTTTGCTTGGATCAGAGGGAAGAAGTTCGAAATCACGCAATTTTGTCATTGCAGAGATGTACAATAATGATTGAGGGATTTTCACTGCTGCCAGAGTTATGGTTGAATTTCTTTGATTTGATAATATTTCAAATGCTTGATGATTTCCTTGAGATTGTGCAGGGAAAATCATCGAGGGATTACCGTAATATGGAAATCACACTTTTGCATGCTCTGAAATTATCGTCAAAGGTGTTCTTGCAGCAAATAATGGATCTCTCTTCATTATCCAGCTTTCCGAAGCTATGGGTGGGAATCCTCGGCCGCATGGAAATTTACGCCACAATCAAGATAAGAGGTAAAAAGAACGAAAAACTACGTGAACTTGTTCCTGAGCTTCTCAAGAATTCCTTGCTTGTTATGAAAACAAGTGGAATTCTCTTGAACCCCAAAATCAATCCTGGTTCTGATCCTACATTGTGGGAATTGACATGGCCCATCGTAGACAATCTAGTTCCTAGTTTAAAATCTGAAGTATTTTCGGATAAAGAACCAGATGTTACCCAACAGCAAAAAGATTCAACAATACCGGAGCTCTCCAACAATGGCATCAGTACAAGTACGGCTTCTATACAGTCATAA
- the LOC113297614 gene encoding lipoyl synthase 1, chloroplastic-like → MIHQSISKPSIPSISFLQPKPKPSNSISWKKIIRSEAINSSPSELKTVSQSSNSELFESKHKNGDSYPGGMGAYTGRDPNVKKPEWLRQKAPQGERFQQVKDSLSRLKLNTVCEEAQCPNIGECWNGGGDGISTATIMVLGDTCTRGCRFCAVKTSRNPAPPDPMEPENTAKAIASWGVDYIVLTSVDRDDLPDGGSGHFAQTVKAMKKLKPEIMVECLTSDFEGDLEAVTMLVHSGLDVFAHNIETVKRLQRIVRDPRAGYDQSLSVLKHAKLCKEGMVTKSSIMLGLGESDEELKETMTDLRAIGVDILTLGQYLQPTPLHLTVKEYVTPEKFAFWKEFGESIGFRYVASGPLVRSSYRAGELFVNNIVRESVRNVSTVT, encoded by the exons ATGATTCATCAATCGATTTCAAAACCCTCAATTCCGTCGATTTCATTCTTacaaccaaaaccgaaaccatcaAATTCAATTTCATGGAAAAAGATCATTAGATCTGAAGCTATaaattcatcaccatcagaattGAAAACCGTAAGCCAATCAAGTAATTCTGAGTTATTTGAGTCTAAACATAAGAATGGGGATTCATATCCAGGTGGTATGGGTGCTTATACTGGTAGAGATCCAAATGTGAAAAAACCTGAATGGCTCAGACAAAAAGCACCCCAGGGTGAAAGATTTCAACAAGTTAAAGATTCTTTATCAAGATTGAAACTAAATACTGTTTGTGAAGAAGCTCAATGCCCTAATATTGGAGAG TGTTGGAATGGGGGAGGAGATGGTATTTCAACTGCAACAATCATGGTTTTAGGAGATACTTGTACTCGTGGCTGTAGATTTTGTGCTGTGAAAACTAGCAGAAATCCAGCTCCACCTGATCCAATGGAACCCGAGAATACTGCTAAGGCTATTGCAAGCTGGGG TGTGGACTACATTGTGCTGACAAGTGTTGATCGAGATGATCTACCCGACGGTGGAAGTGGTCATTTTGCTCAAACAGTCAAAGCTATGAAG AAACTCAAGCCTGAAATTATGGTAGAATGTTTAACTTCTGATTTCGAGGGAGATTTGGAAGCTGTGACGATGTTGGTACACTCAGGCTTAGATGTTTTTGCTCACAATATTGAGACTGTAAAACGGCTTCAACGAATTGTCAGAGACCCTCGGGCTGG GTATGACCAAAGCTTATCTGTACTCAAACACGCAAAGCTGTGCAAAGAAGGGATGGTGACCAAATCGTCTATAATGCTTGGCTTGGGTGAATCTGACgaggagttgaaggaaacaatgaCCGATTTAAGGGCTATTGGTGTTGATATTTTGACACTTGGGCAATATCTACAG CCAACTCCATTACACTTGACTGTCAAAGAGTATGTTACTCCAGAAAAGTTCGCCTTCTGGAAGGAATTTGGAGAATCAATTGGTTTCCGTTATGTTGCCAGTGGACCCTTG GTTCGATCCTCATATAGAGCAGGCGAGCTCTTCGTTAATAATATAGTGAGAGAAAGTGTCAGGAATGTTTCTACTGTAACCTAA
- the LOC113297615 gene encoding DEAD-box ATP-dependent RNA helicase 5-like: MGGKLEEQYSEPETLEINKKKKKEKKSKRKNIEDEEEIETLEVEKSNKKESNKKNKKKKSNEEKNEINVVVVEEEMKKESVAKSVVVSGNNSKDLKYKPLSSFSETRLTDEVLECCKTFSKPSPIQAHAWPFLLDGRDLIGIAATGSGKTLAFGIPALMHILQKGKNQASKRKNPLCLVLSPTRELAQQIADVLCESGKPCGAKSVVVYGGTSKGPQISALKSGVDIVIGTPGRLRDLIDSGFCCLNEVSFVVLDEADRMLDMGFEPEVRAILSQTSSNRQMVMFSATWPPSVYQLAQEFMDPNPVKVVVGSEDLAANHDVLQIVEVLDDRARDARLTTLLEKYHKSKSNRVLVFVLYKKEASRVESMLQRKGWKVVSVHGDKAQGERTRSLALFKDGTCPLMIATDVAARGLDIPDVEVVINYSFPLTTEDYVHRIGRTGRAGKKGVAHTFFMHENRGLAGELVNVLREAGQVVPESLMKFGTHVKKKESKLYGAHFKGISADAPKATKITFDNSDED, from the exons ATGGGAGGGAAACTAGAAGAACAATACAGCGAAccagaaaccctagaaatcaacaagaagaaaaagaaggaaaagaagagcaaaaggaaaaacatagaagatgaagaagaaattgaaacctTAGAAGTGGAAAAGAGTAATAAAAAAGAgtcaaataagaagaataagaagaagaaatcaaatgaagagaagaatgaaattaatgttgttgttgttgaggaaGAGATGAAAAAAGAGAGTGTAGCTAAAAGTGTAGTTGTATCGGGAAATAATAGTAAAGATTTGAAGTATAAGCCTTTGAGTTCTTTCAGTGAAACCAGATTAACTGACGAAGTACTTGAATGCTGTAAAACATTTAGTAAACCCTCTCCTATTCAAGCTCATGCTTGGCCTTTCCTATTAGATGGTCGGGATCTTATTGGTATCGCTGCTACTGGTTCag GGAAAACTTTGGCATTCGGGATTCCAGCTCTCATGCATATTCTGCAGAAAGGGAAAAACCAAGCATCTAAAAGAAAAAATCCTCTTTGTCTTGTATTGTCACCCACAAGGGAGCTAGCTCAACAA ATTGCAGATGTTCTTTGTGAGTCTGGAAAGCCATGTGGTGCAAAGTCAGTTGTCGTGTATGGAGGAACATCTAAAGGACCTCAAATATCTGCTTTAAAGTCGGGAGTT GACATTGTTATTGGAACTCCTGGTCGCTTGAGGGATCTGATTGATTCGGGATTTTGTTGTCTAAACGAAGTGTCTTTTGTG GTTCTGGATGAAGCAGATAGAATGCTTGACATGGGGTTTGAACCCGAAGTTCGTGCCATATTGAGCCAGACAAGCTCTA ATCGCCAGATGGTTATGTTCAGTGCAACTTGGCCTCCTTCTGTATATCAGTTGGCTCAAGAGTTCATGGATCCAAATCCTGTTAAG GTGGTTGTGGGATCTGAGGATTTGGCTGCCAACCACGATGTTTTGCAGATAGTAGAG GTTTTGGATGATAGAGCGCGTGATGCACGTTTGACCACTTTGTTAGAGAAGTATCACAAGTCGAAAAG TAACAGAGTTTTAGTGTTTGTGTTGTACAAGAAGGAAGCATCTCGTGTGGAAAGCATGCTCCAAAGGAA GGGCTGGAAGGTTGTTTCTGTACATGGAGATAAAGCTCAGGGTGAGCGTACAAGATCACTTGCATTATTCAAAGATGGAACATGCCCATTAATG ATAGCTACTGATGTAGCTGCTCGAGGATTGGATATTCCTGATGTTGAAGTAGTGATCAACTACAGCTTTCCTCTTACCACTGAGGACTATGTTCACAGAATAGGGAGAACTGGCCGAGCTGGTAAAAAGGGTGTGGCTCATACTTTCTTCATGCACGAAAACAGG GGTCTCGCTGGGGAGTTGGTGAATGTTCTTAGAGAAGCTGGACAGGTTGTGCCTGAATCCCTTATGAAGTTTGGCACTCATGTGAAGAAAAAG GAATCTAAGCTCTATGGAGCCCACTTCAAGGGAATTAGTGCAGATGCTCCAAAGGCGACAAAGATCACCTTCGACAATTCAGATGAAGATTGA